One region of Thiomonas intermedia genomic DNA includes:
- the tyrS gene encoding tyrosine--tRNA ligase, which translates to MMDSNSPADLPDGVRQALDITKRGCAELLVEADWITKLTRSARTGQPLRIKLGLDPTAPDIHIGHTVVLNKLRQLQDLGHTVIFLIGDFTSRIGDPSGRNATRPPLTIEQIKTNAQTYYAQASLVLDPQKTEIRYNSEWSEPLGADGMIRLAAKYTLARLLERDDFTKRFKEGVPIAMHELLYPLMQGYDSVALKSDLELGGTDQKFNLLVGRELQREYGQEPQCILTMPLLEGLDGVEKMSKSKGNYIGIQEAPATMFAKLLSISDTLMWRYFELLSFRPMSEIAELKAQIEGGRNPKDAKVMLAREIVTRFHSAAAADAAEADFALRASGGIPDDIPEVRLALPEGGLALPQALKQAGLVPSTAEGVRMIEQRGVRIDGTVAEDRALKLAAGTVVLQVGKRKFARVTLG; encoded by the coding sequence ATGATGGACTCAAACTCCCCCGCAGACCTGCCGGACGGCGTGCGCCAGGCACTCGACATCACCAAGCGCGGCTGCGCCGAATTGCTGGTGGAGGCCGACTGGATCACCAAACTGACCCGCAGCGCCCGAACCGGCCAGCCCCTGCGCATCAAACTCGGCCTCGACCCCACCGCCCCCGACATTCATATCGGCCACACGGTGGTGCTCAACAAGCTTCGACAGTTGCAAGATCTGGGCCATACGGTGATTTTTCTGATTGGCGACTTCACCTCGCGCATCGGCGACCCGTCCGGGCGCAACGCCACCCGCCCGCCGCTGACGATCGAGCAGATCAAGACCAACGCGCAAACCTATTACGCCCAGGCCAGTCTGGTGCTCGATCCGCAGAAGACCGAGATTCGCTACAACTCCGAATGGAGCGAGCCGCTGGGCGCCGACGGCATGATCCGCCTGGCCGCCAAATACACCCTGGCCCGGCTGCTGGAGCGCGACGATTTCACCAAGCGCTTCAAGGAAGGCGTGCCCATCGCCATGCACGAGCTGCTCTACCCGCTGATGCAGGGCTACGACTCGGTGGCGCTCAAGAGCGACCTCGAACTCGGCGGCACCGATCAGAAATTCAACCTGCTGGTCGGGCGCGAGCTGCAGCGCGAATACGGCCAGGAGCCGCAGTGCATTCTCACCATGCCGCTGCTCGAAGGGCTGGACGGCGTGGAAAAAATGTCCAAGTCCAAGGGCAATTACATCGGCATCCAGGAAGCACCGGCGACCATGTTCGCCAAGCTGCTCTCCATCAGCGACACTCTGATGTGGCGCTACTTCGAGCTGCTGTCGTTTCGCCCGATGAGCGAAATCGCCGAGTTGAAGGCGCAAATCGAGGGTGGCCGCAACCCGAAAGACGCCAAGGTGATGCTGGCGCGCGAAATCGTCACCCGCTTCCACTCGGCCGCAGCGGCCGACGCGGCCGAGGCTGACTTCGCCCTGCGCGCCAGCGGCGGCATTCCCGACGACATTCCCGAAGTGCGGCTCGCGCTGCCCGAAGGCGGGCTAGCCCTGCCGCAGGCGCTCAAGCAGGCCGGGCTGGTGCCCTCCACCGCCGAAGGCGTGCGCATGATCGAACAGCGCGGCGTGCGCATCGACGGCACGGTGGCCGAAGACCGCGCCCTCAAGCTGGCTGCGGGCACCGTGGTGCTGCAGGTGGGCAAACGCAAGTTCGCCCGGGTGACGCTGGGCTGA
- a CDS encoding M23 family metallopeptidase, with protein sequence MSLVEFRQAAAQGAQAWGRDLTVWLHQHHKRVLAGVGGGLLLTSAAAFALAYEGPQAHPPAPTWVTVAVASTAPQQADQLSNADQVVYTTAHVRASDTVESLLRRLQVTDPQQLRQLSAQADLRSLVTGDPGRVVSAQVSNLGELQALQGRLPGLKPVAEGPKDARQWRELSVKATPQGWDVQTESRTVQAALRVASGTVKSTFFAAADEAGMPHSVASQLIDVFDTQINFRRNLRPGDRFNVVYRVYQAQGQTLADGRLVSAEFVNQGHDYKAVWFDAKGDAKASGYYAPNGDSLSRAFLLSPLPYDRITSGWGWRENPVMHFHEFHKGIDLAIPVGTPVKTIADGRVVYAGWGTGYGKYVKVEHPGGFATIYSHLSAFKVHVGEQVKQGEVVALSGNTGWSTGPHLYFQFFVHGTPVNPLDLAHYAPKGTPVPTGLRSEFLAQTAAPRRLLAVIDGNSPVVDAAAAAPKDARHG encoded by the coding sequence ATGTCTTTGGTCGAATTCAGACAAGCCGCGGCGCAGGGCGCGCAGGCTTGGGGCCGTGATCTGACGGTCTGGTTGCATCAACATCACAAGCGGGTGCTGGCGGGCGTGGGGGGCGGTTTGCTGCTGACCAGTGCCGCCGCCTTCGCGCTGGCTTACGAAGGGCCGCAGGCGCACCCGCCGGCCCCGACCTGGGTCACCGTGGCGGTGGCGAGCACCGCGCCACAGCAGGCCGACCAGCTCTCCAACGCCGATCAGGTGGTCTACACCACCGCGCATGTGCGGGCGAGCGATACGGTCGAATCGTTGCTGCGCCGTCTGCAGGTGACCGATCCTCAGCAGTTGCGCCAGCTCAGCGCCCAGGCCGATCTGCGGTCGCTGGTGACCGGCGATCCTGGCCGCGTGGTGAGCGCCCAGGTGAGCAATCTGGGCGAGCTTCAGGCCCTGCAGGGCCGTCTGCCCGGCCTCAAGCCAGTGGCCGAGGGGCCGAAGGACGCGCGCCAGTGGCGCGAGCTCAGCGTGAAGGCCACGCCACAGGGCTGGGACGTGCAGACGGAGTCGCGCACTGTGCAGGCGGCCTTGCGCGTGGCCAGCGGCACGGTGAAATCCACCTTTTTCGCCGCAGCCGACGAGGCCGGGATGCCGCACAGCGTCGCCTCGCAGCTGATTGACGTGTTCGACACCCAGATCAATTTCCGCCGCAATCTGCGTCCGGGCGACCGCTTCAACGTGGTGTATCGGGTGTACCAGGCACAGGGCCAGACGCTGGCCGACGGCCGCCTGGTGTCGGCGGAGTTCGTCAATCAGGGCCACGATTACAAGGCCGTCTGGTTCGATGCCAAGGGCGACGCCAAGGCTTCGGGCTATTACGCACCGAACGGCGATAGTCTGAGCCGGGCCTTCCTGCTGTCGCCGCTGCCCTACGACCGCATCACCTCGGGCTGGGGCTGGCGCGAAAACCCGGTGATGCACTTCCATGAGTTCCACAAAGGCATCGACCTGGCCATTCCCGTGGGCACGCCGGTCAAGACCATCGCCGATGGCCGCGTGGTGTACGCCGGCTGGGGCACGGGCTACGGCAAGTACGTCAAGGTCGAGCATCCCGGCGGCTTTGCCACGATTTATTCGCACCTGAGCGCGTTCAAGGTGCATGTGGGCGAGCAGGTCAAGCAGGGCGAGGTGGTGGCGCTGTCGGGCAATACCGGCTGGTCCACCGGGCCGCACCTGTACTTCCAGTTCTTCGTGCACGGTACGCCGGTCAATCCGCTCGACCTGGCGCATTACGCGCCCAAGGGCACGCCGGTGCCGACAGGGCTGCGGTCGGAATTTCTGGCGCAGACGGCCGCGCCGCGCCGCCTGCTCGCGGTGATCGACGGCAACAGCCCGGTGGTGGACGCTGCCGCTGCCGCCCCCAAGGACGCGCGGCATGGTTAA